In Aliamphritea ceti, a single window of DNA contains:
- a CDS encoding LysR family transcriptional regulator, which yields MSMDFSSRLLLLLDVVDLGSFTDASERRNVNRSVISKQISKLESELGVRLLNRTTRSLSLTTAGHQMVKQAISLRDLLNETQALAQNYHAEPKGVLRITSSSYFGREYVQKAILLFQRKYPDVEIELRLEDRTVDIVAEGYDIGFRTGKPKDSTLVARNIARNRLLIVASPEFIERYGEPSTISDLEQLPAVVYSTTGLLIDKVKYFDKSGAEASIKLHAAYKVSELDMLTNTAIAGNMLSLVTAQMINNEVLEGQLVPIMTDLNLADYGTFYAVYPHRDSPIKTRLFIDTLKEIIGEGIPAWEKRIPGFNKMYGRSED from the coding sequence ATGTCAATGGACTTTTCGAGTCGCTTACTGCTATTGCTAGATGTTGTGGATTTAGGTTCTTTCACAGACGCTTCTGAGCGTCGTAATGTGAATAGATCTGTCATATCCAAACAGATCAGTAAACTTGAGTCAGAATTAGGCGTACGGCTTCTAAACCGAACGACACGGTCTTTGTCGTTAACTACTGCAGGGCATCAAATGGTGAAGCAGGCTATTAGCCTTCGCGATTTACTTAATGAAACACAGGCGCTTGCGCAGAATTATCATGCTGAGCCCAAGGGTGTACTTCGAATTACCAGTAGCAGTTACTTCGGCCGGGAGTATGTACAAAAAGCAATTTTGCTTTTTCAGCGTAAATATCCAGACGTCGAAATTGAATTACGCCTGGAAGACAGAACCGTTGATATAGTGGCTGAAGGCTATGACATAGGCTTCCGTACCGGAAAGCCAAAAGATTCCACACTGGTTGCCAGAAATATTGCCAGAAACCGTTTATTGATTGTCGCCTCTCCAGAATTTATTGAAAGGTATGGAGAGCCATCTACGATTTCAGATTTAGAGCAGCTTCCTGCGGTGGTATATTCAACGACAGGTCTTTTGATTGATAAAGTTAAGTATTTTGATAAGTCAGGTGCTGAAGCATCAATAAAGCTGCATGCTGCGTATAAAGTCAGCGAGCTCGATATGCTGACGAACACGGCCATTGCAGGTAATATGCTTTCGCTGGTAACGGCCCAAATGATTAATAATGAAGTCTTGGAAGGACAGTTAGTTCCAATAATGACGGATTTAAATTTGGCTGATTACGGGACTTTCTACGCTGTATATCCGCACCGTGACTCACCGATTAAAACTCGTCTGTTTATCGATACGCTTAAAGAGATTATTGGTGAAGGCATTCCCGCATGGGAAAAACGTATACCGGGTTTTAATAAAATGTACGGACGATCAGAAGATTGA
- a CDS encoding 3-hydroxyacyl-CoA dehydrogenase/enoyl-CoA hydratase family protein yields the protein MSTSTFKKVAVIGAGTMGAGIAGQVANAGIEVWLLDLASEGEQVNALAERGMQRLQDPDAPGLMSDAAAENIHLGNIRDDFDQLADCDWIAEAVVERLDIKQDLYRRINDVCRDDAIITSNTSTIPISLLTQGMPESFCERFAITHFFNPVRFMRLLELVRGEHTRDEIMQQLDAFCDQQLGKGVVHCADTPGFLGNRVGVFAIQCALHTGFEMGLSPAEADALFGRPMGIPKTGVFGLYDLIGIDLMSDVVKSLVNILPAGDDFHNVAAEIPLMTRMIANGQTGNKNGQGFFRDVPTDNPDVTSNEVFTREVLDLKTNTYQPYQRLELPLAQKAEAQGIQVLLDDDSHYGRYAWQVLSRTLCYAASLIPEVGDDIVPVDDAMKLGYNWVQGPFELLDQIGTERFVSRLEAEGREVPALLQQARGDQFYTVLDKKLCARRADGSYPAIERAEGVLRFSELRRTLQAQNSNAMASWFIVDDAAIVEFHSKANALDGDSMIILQDAIQQAEARGLRGVIIHNDAQHFSCGVNLGAVQTYYQAEDYQGLDDFLNHFQQVVLAMRNSPLPVIAAPSGLSIGGGFEVVLHADQVIGHANSVTGLVESLVGVVPGGGGCKETLYRNLEKYGDIDTASWKAFMNLGYGRTGTSPIISKKLAMLREQDGWLMNRDRLLNQALKTLDQVQKAPPREAIPLSGEPVYTAMCEWLVKARDEGQLYPHDVVVGSEIAGILTGGNCTASTLHSEQDLFDAERRAFLRLVKTPQTRARIDSMLGSGSSIRN from the coding sequence ATGTCTACATCTACATTCAAAAAAGTCGCAGTTATTGGTGCAGGTACTATGGGGGCTGGCATTGCCGGTCAGGTGGCTAATGCCGGTATTGAGGTCTGGTTACTGGATCTCGCATCAGAAGGCGAACAGGTTAATGCGTTGGCAGAACGCGGCATGCAACGCTTACAGGACCCTGATGCCCCAGGCCTGATGAGCGATGCTGCAGCGGAGAATATTCACTTAGGCAACATACGTGATGACTTTGACCAGCTGGCTGATTGCGACTGGATCGCAGAAGCAGTCGTTGAACGGCTCGACATTAAACAGGATTTATATCGCCGTATTAATGATGTTTGCCGTGACGATGCCATCATTACCTCGAACACTTCAACGATTCCTATAAGCCTGCTTACACAAGGCATGCCGGAGTCATTCTGTGAGCGTTTTGCGATCACACATTTCTTCAATCCGGTTCGCTTTATGCGGCTACTTGAACTGGTGCGTGGCGAACATACCCGTGATGAAATAATGCAGCAGCTGGATGCATTCTGTGACCAGCAACTAGGTAAAGGCGTGGTGCATTGCGCAGATACCCCTGGATTCCTGGGCAACCGGGTAGGTGTATTTGCTATTCAGTGTGCATTGCATACTGGATTTGAAATGGGACTAAGTCCGGCAGAAGCTGATGCGTTATTTGGGCGCCCGATGGGGATACCTAAAACCGGTGTGTTTGGCCTGTATGATCTGATCGGTATAGATCTGATGTCAGACGTAGTGAAGAGCCTGGTGAATATTTTACCCGCCGGTGATGACTTCCATAATGTCGCCGCTGAAATTCCGTTAATGACCCGCATGATTGCGAACGGTCAAACCGGTAATAAAAATGGCCAGGGCTTCTTCCGTGATGTGCCGACGGATAATCCGGACGTGACTTCTAATGAAGTGTTTACCCGTGAAGTACTTGATCTTAAAACCAATACATATCAGCCATATCAGCGTCTTGAATTACCGCTGGCTCAAAAAGCCGAAGCGCAAGGCATTCAGGTATTGCTCGACGATGACAGCCATTATGGCCGTTATGCCTGGCAGGTTCTGTCACGTACTTTATGTTATGCAGCGTCTCTGATCCCGGAAGTAGGGGATGACATTGTACCTGTCGATGATGCCATGAAACTTGGTTATAACTGGGTTCAGGGGCCATTTGAATTACTAGATCAGATAGGCACAGAGCGTTTTGTTAGCCGTCTTGAAGCGGAAGGCCGCGAAGTGCCTGCACTGCTTCAGCAAGCCCGTGGCGATCAGTTCTACACTGTACTTGATAAAAAGCTTTGTGCCCGCCGTGCTGATGGCAGCTATCCGGCAATTGAACGCGCTGAAGGGGTGTTACGTTTCTCCGAGTTGCGTCGCACATTGCAGGCACAGAATAGTAATGCCATGGCTAGCTGGTTCATTGTTGATGATGCAGCCATTGTTGAATTTCACAGCAAAGCCAATGCTTTAGACGGCGACTCTATGATTATTCTGCAGGATGCGATCCAGCAAGCCGAAGCCCGAGGCTTACGCGGAGTCATCATCCACAATGATGCACAGCATTTCTCCTGCGGGGTAAATCTTGGTGCGGTACAAACCTATTATCAGGCAGAAGACTATCAGGGATTAGATGATTTTCTGAATCATTTTCAGCAAGTCGTTCTGGCAATGCGTAATAGTCCATTGCCCGTTATTGCGGCACCTTCCGGGCTATCAATTGGCGGCGGTTTTGAGGTGGTATTACATGCTGATCAGGTTATCGGCCATGCAAACTCTGTTACAGGTTTAGTTGAATCGCTTGTAGGTGTAGTGCCTGGCGGCGGCGGTTGTAAAGAAACTCTGTACCGCAACCTTGAGAAATACGGCGACATTGATACTGCCAGCTGGAAAGCCTTCATGAATCTTGGCTATGGCCGTACCGGCACCTCTCCGATTATCAGTAAAAAACTGGCGATGCTACGGGAGCAGGATGGCTGGCTGATGAACCGTGACCGTCTTCTTAATCAGGCACTTAAAACGCTTGATCAGGTACAGAAAGCACCACCAAGAGAAGCTATTCCTCTATCAGGTGAGCCAGTCTATACCGCCATGTGTGAGTGGCTGGTAAAAGCCAGAGATGAAGGTCAGTTATACCCACATGATGTTGTTGTTGGCAGTGAAATTGCCGGCATTCTGACTGGCGGAAACTGTACAGCAAGTACCTTACACAGTGAGCAGGACTTGTTTGATGCCGAACGCAGGGCATTTCTAAGGCTGGTTAAAACCCCGCAAACACGGGCCAGAATTGACAGCATGCTGGGCAGTGGCAGCAGCATCCGTAACTAA
- a CDS encoding LysR family transcriptional regulator produces MNISDLNLFIRIAETGSITESAKQLGITTAAASLGLRRLEKQLDVPLFIRTTRQLRITSQGEKFLFHCRQAIESLEHGVLSAHETQGEISGELRFSVSSDLGRNQVFNWVDEMMDQYPSLTIDLNVSDSLSNFFLDQVDVALRYGKPEDSTMVAFHIASINRVTCAAPEYLAAHGTPTHPEELRQHNCLLYRLDGRLFNHWEYKDAESKHSIKVSSNRISNDTDIVRRWAVAGKGVAYRSEIDISADLRSGKLVQLLDDYQSPPVELYLLCPGRKQVTPAVIAFREMLREKCKEILSL; encoded by the coding sequence ATGAACATTTCAGATCTGAATCTTTTCATTCGCATTGCAGAAACCGGCAGCATTACTGAATCAGCTAAACAGCTGGGGATCACTACCGCCGCAGCTAGCCTCGGGCTGAGACGTCTGGAAAAGCAATTAGATGTACCACTCTTCATAAGAACAACGAGACAGCTGCGGATTACTTCCCAGGGGGAGAAATTCCTGTTTCATTGCCGTCAGGCAATAGAGTCGCTGGAACACGGCGTGCTGTCAGCCCATGAAACACAAGGAGAAATAAGCGGTGAACTGCGCTTTTCAGTGTCTTCTGACTTAGGCCGCAATCAAGTCTTTAACTGGGTTGATGAAATGATGGATCAATATCCTTCACTGACGATAGACCTTAATGTCAGCGACTCTCTCTCAAACTTCTTTTTAGATCAGGTTGATGTAGCACTTCGTTACGGCAAGCCTGAAGACTCAACAATGGTTGCTTTTCATATCGCATCTATTAACAGGGTAACCTGCGCAGCCCCTGAATATTTAGCAGCCCATGGAACTCCGACACATCCAGAGGAATTAAGGCAACATAACTGCCTGCTATACAGGCTGGACGGCCGCCTGTTTAACCACTGGGAATATAAGGATGCAGAAAGTAAACACAGCATCAAAGTAAGCAGTAACCGGATAAGTAACGATACCGATATCGTCAGACGCTGGGCTGTAGCAGGGAAGGGAGTCGCTTATCGATCTGAAATAGATATATCAGCGGACTTACGTAGCGGAAAGCTGGTGCAACTGTTAGATGACTACCAGTCACCACCGGTCGAGCTGTATTTGTTATGTCCGGGAAGGAAGCAAGTCACACCAGCGGTTATAGCATTCAGAGAGATGTTGAGGGAGAAATGCAAAGAAATACTTAGCCTCTAA
- a CDS encoding NADH:flavin oxidoreductase/NADH oxidase family protein, whose protein sequence is MTETKNLKAQSSLSKKAYEAPSQLSSPSSSKGVIVNQLCLGQPLVLSNGTVLKNRIVKSAMSDSLGDGAGNPTEAQTRLYERWAEGGMALSIIGEVQIDARFPEKPGNLVLGEHSDIDALRQLTSRGSVNGAHIWPQIGHAGALSHVPVCSKPKGPSELNIGDLNTAEMSLAEVQKLPETYAKAADIAKLAGFTGIQIHAGHGFLLSQFLSPLFNHRSDEYGGSVKGRSRIIVEIITKVRQAVGPVFPIGIKVNTSDLLEGGLTQEDALEVIGILDGTSVDLIELSGGTYFPGAKSSSDSVSSGPYFVDFAAKARQVTSTPLIATGGFKARYEAVESLNSGAIDMVGVARATILNPSLANEWLSGIGDPVFPRFESVVPGGITAWYSMLLTALGNDCEQRFSLDLPTAIREYEARDASRTIKWKAAFSI, encoded by the coding sequence ATGACTGAAACGAAAAACCTAAAAGCGCAGAGCTCACTTTCAAAAAAGGCTTATGAAGCACCTTCACAATTGTCTTCGCCCTCTTCTTCCAAAGGAGTAATTGTTAATCAGCTTTGTTTAGGTCAGCCGTTAGTTTTGAGTAACGGCACAGTGTTGAAAAACCGCATTGTTAAGTCAGCAATGTCTGATTCGCTTGGCGACGGCGCAGGTAATCCTACTGAGGCGCAAACACGGTTATATGAAAGGTGGGCTGAAGGCGGTATGGCACTATCCATAATTGGTGAGGTTCAGATTGACGCCCGCTTTCCGGAAAAACCTGGCAATCTGGTATTGGGTGAGCACTCAGATATTGATGCTTTACGTCAATTAACGAGTCGGGGAAGTGTTAACGGAGCACATATCTGGCCGCAAATTGGTCATGCAGGTGCTTTATCGCACGTACCTGTTTGCAGTAAGCCTAAAGGGCCATCTGAACTTAATATCGGCGACTTAAACACTGCTGAAATGTCATTAGCTGAAGTACAGAAATTACCTGAGACTTATGCAAAAGCCGCTGACATTGCCAAGCTTGCAGGATTTACCGGTATCCAAATTCATGCCGGGCATGGTTTTTTATTGAGCCAGTTTCTGTCACCACTATTTAACCACCGCAGTGATGAATACGGCGGTTCAGTTAAAGGCCGTAGCCGAATCATTGTTGAAATAATTACAAAAGTCCGTCAGGCCGTGGGCCCTGTATTCCCTATTGGTATCAAGGTAAACACTTCTGACTTGTTAGAAGGCGGACTAACTCAGGAAGATGCACTGGAAGTAATAGGTATTCTGGATGGCACTTCAGTCGATTTGATCGAGCTAAGTGGCGGTACTTACTTTCCTGGTGCTAAATCTAGCTCTGACAGTGTAAGTTCAGGCCCTTATTTTGTGGACTTCGCAGCTAAAGCCCGGCAAGTAACCAGTACTCCGTTGATAGCGACCGGAGGATTTAAAGCTCGCTATGAAGCTGTTGAGTCACTAAATAGTGGCGCCATTGATATGGTGGGTGTTGCCCGCGCAACGATACTGAATCCTTCTCTGGCTAATGAATGGCTGTCAGGCATCGGTGATCCTGTTTTCCCACGCTTTGAATCCGTTGTTCCCGGTGGTATTACCGCCTGGTACTCCATGCTGCTAACGGCGCTGGGTAATGATTGTGAGCAAAGGTTTTCATTAGATTTACCAACCGCTATCCGGGAATATGAAGCGCGTGATGCGTCTCGTACTATTAAATGGAAGGCCGCATTTTCCATTTAG
- a CDS encoding malonyl-CoA decarboxylase, with protein sequence MLDNPSSLWQKTVQHLMPLWREALGNKDSLDSLTLTPDLETSDHKQLLTWIDACIDGAGDVAARNRTAQLGRCYLELSETGRVTFFTLLCQKYDIQEQKLTELMQAWQDADSDSRQALTRKLRQQLEPPRMVLLRQFNELPEGVKFLVDMRAELLKLSRQHLHLKPLEEDLKRLLTNWFDVGLLQLEEITWHSGADLLEKLIEYEAVHEIQSWNDLKNRLDSDRRCFAFFHPNMPNEPLIFVEVALVEGMSGNVQALLDEDAPLANLNQADSAIFYSISNTQKGLRGISLGNFLIKQVVNQLQHDFPQLKQFATLSPVPGFTDWLDNLSEAEQQTLAFSGNSEQLRQQLLQADEAGKEALEAQIKPLALAYFTQAKHPRYERFARDSVAHFHLTNGAQLARINWLADQSEKGLKQSLGLMVNYLYELPQIEARSQGYTGNGEIALSAALNKQKK encoded by the coding sequence GTGCTCGATAATCCAAGCAGTCTCTGGCAAAAAACCGTTCAGCATCTGATGCCATTATGGCGGGAAGCACTGGGCAATAAAGATTCCCTGGACAGCCTTACGCTAACACCGGATCTTGAAACCAGTGATCACAAACAGCTGCTTACCTGGATCGATGCCTGCATCGACGGTGCAGGTGACGTAGCTGCACGTAACCGTACGGCACAACTTGGCCGCTGTTATCTGGAACTCAGTGAAACTGGCCGGGTAACTTTCTTTACATTGCTGTGCCAAAAATACGATATTCAGGAGCAAAAATTAACTGAACTGATGCAGGCCTGGCAGGATGCCGACAGCGATAGCCGTCAGGCGCTTACCCGGAAACTCAGACAGCAGCTAGAGCCTCCGCGCATGGTATTGTTACGTCAGTTCAACGAGCTGCCTGAAGGCGTAAAGTTCCTCGTTGATATGCGTGCAGAACTGCTTAAATTAAGCCGTCAGCATCTACATTTAAAACCTCTTGAAGAAGATTTAAAACGCCTTCTAACTAATTGGTTTGACGTGGGTTTGTTGCAGCTTGAAGAGATCACCTGGCACTCTGGTGCAGACCTGTTAGAAAAGCTGATTGAATACGAAGCAGTTCATGAAATACAAAGCTGGAACGACCTAAAAAACCGTCTCGATTCCGACCGGCGCTGCTTCGCATTTTTCCACCCCAATATGCCTAACGAACCACTGATATTTGTTGAAGTAGCACTGGTTGAAGGGATGTCTGGGAACGTACAGGCACTGCTCGACGAAGACGCACCTCTGGCCAATCTTAATCAGGCAGACAGCGCCATTTTCTATTCTATCTCTAACACACAGAAAGGCTTACGGGGCATCAGTCTGGGCAACTTCCTTATCAAGCAGGTAGTAAATCAGCTACAGCACGACTTCCCGCAATTAAAGCAATTTGCGACTCTTTCACCGGTACCAGGCTTTACTGACTGGTTGGATAATCTAAGTGAAGCAGAACAGCAGACACTGGCCTTCAGCGGCAATTCTGAGCAACTTCGTCAGCAACTGTTACAAGCAGACGAGGCTGGAAAAGAAGCACTTGAAGCACAGATAAAACCGCTGGCACTGGCATACTTCACTCAGGCGAAACATCCACGTTACGAACGTTTTGCCCGTGACTCAGTTGCACACTTCCATTTAACAAATGGTGCACAGCTGGCCCGCATTAACTGGTTGGCAGACCAGTCAGAAAAAGGCCTGAAACAGTCATTGGGGCTGATGGTTAACTATCTGTATGAGCTGCCTCAAATAGAAGCCCGTAGCCAGGGCTATACAGGTAACGGAGAAATAGCACTGTCAGCTGCGCTAAATAAACAAAAGAAGTAG
- a CDS encoding AMP-binding protein, which translates to MHADYQALSANAANHVSLSPISFLHRSADVYPDHEAVIYGDKIYTWQQTRDRCNRMASSLTEVGVGLGDTVAVLAFNTPEMFECHFSVPMTGGVINTINTRLDAETVGYILDHGKVRVAIVDRQLFPVYKAALEHAESRPQLIIVDDPAASERPNVDLPHLNYESLISNGSPDFNWQPPADEWQAIALNYTSGTTGRPKGVVYHHRGSYLMSMGTVIGWNLPNHPRYLYCVPMFHCNGWGHAWTMAAVTGTVICMRAFEPGLLFRLVEQHQISHFGGAPIILNMLANAPEEQQIRFSRSIKVMTAGAPPPAQVLARMTEFGFDVMHVYGLTETYGHILQAAPQQAWEAENNDTQAELKSRQGVRFPMTEAVIVRDPASGLQVPADGTSIGEILIRGNTCMKGYLNNPEATEEAFTDGWFHSGDLAVVHPDGYIQIKDRSKDLIISGGENISSVEVENTLYKHPAVGEAAVVAMPDNTWGEVPCAFVELKAEFENGLNSLNGDAAEAVTEAELIDFCSTHMARFKRPKRVIFGPLPKTATGKIQKHALRAQLKPAE; encoded by the coding sequence ATGCACGCAGATTATCAGGCGCTGTCCGCAAATGCTGCAAACCATGTCAGCCTGTCACCCATTTCGTTTCTGCATCGCAGTGCTGATGTCTATCCAGATCATGAAGCTGTTATATACGGCGATAAAATCTATACATGGCAACAAACCCGGGACCGTTGCAACCGCATGGCATCCAGCCTCACAGAAGTAGGAGTGGGTCTTGGCGACACAGTTGCGGTATTAGCGTTTAATACACCGGAAATGTTCGAATGCCATTTCTCAGTTCCAATGACCGGCGGTGTCATCAATACGATCAATACCCGACTTGATGCTGAAACCGTTGGTTACATTCTGGATCACGGTAAAGTCAGGGTTGCCATTGTCGACCGGCAACTGTTTCCGGTATACAAAGCAGCACTTGAGCATGCGGAGTCCCGGCCACAACTGATCATTGTTGATGACCCAGCTGCCAGCGAACGTCCGAACGTTGATTTGCCTCACCTGAACTATGAATCACTGATCAGTAATGGCAGTCCTGATTTCAACTGGCAGCCGCCAGCAGATGAATGGCAGGCAATAGCGCTTAATTACACCTCAGGTACTACTGGCAGACCAAAAGGCGTGGTGTATCACCACCGGGGCTCTTACTTGATGAGTATGGGCACTGTCATCGGTTGGAATTTACCGAATCATCCCCGCTATCTGTATTGCGTCCCGATGTTCCACTGTAATGGCTGGGGACATGCATGGACAATGGCGGCGGTTACCGGCACGGTTATCTGCATGCGGGCATTTGAACCAGGTTTGCTGTTCCGACTGGTTGAGCAGCATCAGATCAGTCATTTTGGTGGGGCGCCTATCATTCTTAATATGCTGGCAAACGCACCAGAAGAACAACAGATCCGCTTTAGCCGCAGCATTAAAGTCATGACAGCAGGCGCTCCACCACCGGCACAGGTTCTGGCCCGCATGACCGAGTTTGGCTTTGATGTAATGCATGTATATGGCCTGACAGAAACCTATGGTCATATTCTTCAGGCTGCACCGCAACAAGCATGGGAAGCAGAAAATAACGACACACAGGCTGAACTAAAATCCCGCCAGGGCGTTCGTTTCCCAATGACAGAAGCGGTAATAGTCCGGGACCCAGCCAGCGGGCTACAGGTGCCTGCCGATGGCACCAGCATTGGTGAAATACTGATCCGCGGCAATACCTGCATGAAGGGCTATCTGAATAACCCTGAAGCAACGGAAGAAGCATTTACTGATGGTTGGTTCCATAGTGGTGATCTTGCAGTTGTGCATCCGGATGGCTATATCCAGATAAAAGACCGTTCTAAAGATCTGATTATTTCCGGTGGTGAAAACATATCCTCAGTTGAAGTAGAAAACACGCTATACAAGCATCCGGCAGTAGGAGAGGCGGCAGTTGTTGCTATGCCCGATAATACCTGGGGTGAGGTTCCTTGCGCATTTGTTGAGCTCAAAGCGGAATTTGAAAACGGGCTGAACAGTCTCAACGGGGACGCTGCAGAAGCGGTCACTGAAGCAGAATTAATTGATTTCTGCAGCACACACATGGCACGCTTTAAGCGACCTAAGCGGGTAATATTTGGCCCGCTGCCAAAAACAGCAACCGGTAAAATTCAGAAGCACGCTTTACGTGCTCAACTCAAACCGGCTGAATAA
- a CDS encoding alpha/beta fold hydrolase — protein MRISVNQQDVFIATGGKPFNPEQPCVVFLHGSGLDHRCWALQARWFAFHGYSVFAPDFPGHSLSGGEPLTSIEAMAAWLIDALEAAGVEKLHLVGHSQGFLVALEAAAKLKNRLLSLTAIGTAAAIPVNPALIDTAREAPMKAADMMLQWGFGQATQMGYSAVPGVQPIAVGRQIMAANPLAEDLQACNDYSQGAARATDIDCPTLVILASQDRMTPYRTGTELAKSLNAAPVRIEAGHMLPIEAPKACLDAMKQFFTSL, from the coding sequence ATGCGGATTTCAGTTAATCAGCAAGATGTATTTATAGCCACCGGCGGCAAACCATTTAACCCAGAGCAGCCTTGCGTGGTATTCCTGCATGGCAGCGGTCTGGATCATCGTTGCTGGGCTTTGCAGGCACGCTGGTTCGCATTTCACGGTTACAGTGTATTCGCCCCCGACTTTCCTGGTCACAGCTTATCTGGCGGAGAGCCGCTAACCAGTATTGAGGCTATGGCTGCCTGGCTGATCGATGCACTCGAAGCTGCCGGGGTTGAAAAACTTCATTTAGTAGGTCATTCGCAGGGATTCCTGGTTGCACTGGAAGCTGCTGCCAAATTAAAAAACCGCCTGTTATCACTAACTGCAATTGGCACTGCCGCAGCTATTCCGGTGAATCCGGCACTTATCGACACGGCCCGCGAAGCACCAATGAAAGCTGCGGATATGATGCTGCAATGGGGTTTTGGTCAGGCAACTCAAATGGGTTACAGCGCTGTACCCGGCGTACAGCCGATTGCTGTTGGTCGCCAAATTATGGCTGCTAACCCATTAGCTGAAGACCTACAGGCATGTAACGACTATAGCCAGGGCGCTGCCCGGGCGACAGATATTGACTGCCCGACGCTGGTTATTCTGGCCAGCCAGGATCGTATGACCCCTTACAGAACTGGCACTGAATTGGCTAAAAGCCTGAATGCTGCTCCGGTACGTATTGAAGCCGGACACATGCTACCTATTGAAGCGCCAAAGGCCTGCCTGGACGCAATGAAACAATTCTTTACCAGCCTGTAA
- a CDS encoding O-acetylhomoserine aminocarboxypropyltransferase, producing the protein MSKQNNRSSYLGADTIALHAGYQPEPEHGSRAVPIYQTTSYVFESVDAASALFNVEQGGHIYSRITNPTVAVLEQRVAALEGGTGAVCTASGMSALFVSFVSLCSAGDHIVSAGQIYGSTVTLLKHTLKRFAIDVTFVDINDSQAVANAIQSNTKLVFCESIGNPGLEVSDLPKISEVAHQHGVPLVVDATFATPSLCRPLEHGADIVVHSLTKWIGGHGTAIGGAIVDGGKFDWAASGRFSTLTEPYEPFHGINFWEEFGPAALTMRIRAEAMRDFGAAMSPHNAFLLLQGIETLNLRMKQHVENAKQLTEWLQQQENVAWVNHPDLESNPTHNVATELFPNGAGSMLCFGVKGGRACGAAFIDALQLSSNLANVGDARTLVLHPASTTHSRLDDEAMLKAGIGPDMIRVSVGIESIRDICADFALGLKAANKAWQKQQEA; encoded by the coding sequence ATGAGTAAGCAAAACAACCGATCGTCGTATCTGGGGGCTGACACAATCGCCCTGCATGCCGGCTATCAGCCTGAACCGGAACATGGTTCACGGGCCGTGCCTATCTATCAGACGACCTCTTATGTATTCGAAAGCGTTGATGCTGCATCAGCATTGTTCAATGTCGAACAGGGCGGGCATATTTACAGCCGAATAACTAACCCGACTGTCGCAGTCCTTGAGCAACGTGTTGCTGCACTGGAAGGTGGCACAGGCGCAGTTTGTACTGCTTCAGGCATGAGCGCACTTTTCGTCAGCTTCGTTTCTCTCTGTTCGGCAGGGGATCATATTGTCAGTGCAGGTCAGATTTATGGTTCAACTGTTACTTTGCTCAAGCACACCCTGAAACGCTTCGCGATTGATGTCACTTTTGTTGATATCAACGACAGCCAGGCCGTCGCTAATGCAATCCAGAGCAATACCAAACTGGTTTTTTGCGAATCTATTGGTAATCCGGGTCTGGAAGTTTCGGATCTGCCTAAAATATCGGAAGTGGCCCATCAGCATGGTGTTCCACTAGTCGTAGATGCCACCTTTGCTACCCCAAGCTTATGTCGTCCACTGGAGCACGGTGCGGATATAGTGGTGCATTCACTGACTAAATGGATTGGTGGCCATGGTACAGCTATTGGCGGCGCTATTGTTGATGGCGGTAAATTCGACTGGGCAGCCAGTGGCCGTTTCAGCACACTGACGGAACCTTACGAGCCTTTTCATGGTATTAATTTCTGGGAGGAGTTTGGCCCGGCAGCACTGACCATGCGTATACGGGCAGAGGCGATGCGTGATTTTGGCGCGGCCATGAGTCCACATAATGCCTTCTTACTGTTGCAGGGTATAGAAACCCTTAACTTGCGAATGAAACAACATGTTGAAAACGCTAAACAGTTAACTGAATGGTTGCAACAGCAGGAAAATGTTGCCTGGGTGAATCATCCTGATCTTGAGTCTAATCCTACGCATAACGTTGCCACTGAGCTGTTCCCGAACGGTGCCGGTTCTATGCTGTGTTTCGGCGTGAAAGGTGGCAGGGCCTGCGGTGCCGCTTTCATTGATGCGTTACAGCTATCGTCAAATCTGGCGAATGTTGGTGATGCCCGCACCTTAGTACTGCACCCAGCCAGCACCACTCACTCCCGTTTAGACGATGAAGCAATGCTTAAAGCAGGCATTGGCCCTGATATGATCCGTGTATCTGTGGGTATTGAATCTATTCGTGATATTTGTGCGGACTTTGCTCTGGGGCTTAAGGCCGCTAACAAAGCCTGGCAAAAGCAGCAGGAGGCATAA